The sequence GGCGCGTATCACGCGGCCCTCGCCGACACGACTCAGGAGGAGGGGATCGAGCGCACCCAGGTGGTCATCACCCGGGCGATCGGTGCGTCGTATGCCGAAGACGTCCGGATCGGCTCCTCGGGCGCTCGAGGGCAGGAGACCGTCGACGTTCGAGTGCGCTCGACCTTCCCTCTGCTCGGACTGATCGGCGTACCTTTCGCGATGGAGGTGGAGGCGCATGCACCGGTGGAGGCGTTCGGTGATCGATGACGCCGGTTCCGCGGCGCTCGAGTTCATCACCGTCGGCGTGATCCTCCTGGTGCCGATGATCTACCTCGTCGTCGCACTCGGAACGATCCAGGAGCAGATTCTCGGAGCGGGGGCGGCCGCTCGCCACATCGCCCGCGCCATCGCGCAGGCTCCCGACGCCGCGTCGGCCGCGGCACGCGGCGACGTCGTGCTCGCACAGGTGATCGACGAGTACGGGCTCGATGCCGGCGCGGTCGATCTCACACTCTCCTGTCGCCCCACGGGCACCGAATGCCCTTCTGCCGGAGCGACGATCATCGTCACCGTCGCCACGCGGGCGCGACTCCCGCTGGTGCCGGAGATCCTCGCCTTGGATCGATCCACCGCGGTGCCCGTGCAGGCGCAATCCGTGCAGAAGATGTCGAGGCTGTGGGGCTCGGAGTGAGCGGCCGCAGTATGCGCGGAGCGCGGGCGGCCGGCATGGGCGATGACGGCAGCACGCTTCCGTTGATCCTCGGCTATGTGCTCCTCACCCTGGTGGTGATCTTCGTGTGTGTCTGCGCCACCGATCTCTATCTCGCGCAGAAGCGACTGGACGCGCTCGCCGACTCCGCCGCGCTCGCCGGGGCGGACGGATTCACCGTGCAGGCGATCGATGGTGCGGTTCGGGCCGAGCTGACGGATGCCGCGGTGACGGAGCAGGCGGCCGAGTTGGTGAGTGCATTGCCGGGGGAGGCGTCACTCGTCTCGGCCAGGACTCCGGACGGGGTGTCTGCGCGAGTGACCGTGGCGGCCTCGTGGCATCCGCCCCTGTTGTCCCCGTTCGTGCCCGACGGCGTCCGCCTGGAGTCCACGGCGACCAGTCGCACCGCGCTGCGTTGACGAGCGAGTCGGTTCAGCGGGGATCGCGTAGCTGCGCGAGCAGACCGTCGAGCCGGGGCTCGAGCTGTGGTGGTATCGCGGTAGGCAGCGCGTCGACCGGCCACCAGCGCAGATCCTCGGATTCGTCGCTGACGGTGAGCACTGCATCTCGATCGACCACGACGGCGATCCCGATGTCGAGGTGCGAGACGCAGGCACCGAAGCGGGAGGACAGCGCATGGTGGTCGAGGTCGTACGCGAGGGGAGCGGCCGGTGGGTCCGTCACGATACCGGTCTCCTCACGCAGCTCCCGCAGTGCTGCGCTCACGACAGAGTCGTCGCCGCGCTCGACGTGACCCCCCGGCTGCACCCAGAACTGTCCCTTGCGGTGGAAGACGAGCAGCGTGTGTTGCAGCGAGGCGTCGAAGACCACGCACGAGGCGGTCAGATGATCCGGACCTGAGCCGCGATGCACCGGCCCCCGGGCCTCCCCGAAGAACGAGGCGAAGTCCGCGTGTGCGCGGCGGTCACGCTCGGAGCGGGGCACGAACGTCGAGACCAGACGATGGGCATCGGCCGTCAGATTCGTGATCATTCCGCACCCTCGTCGGTCGGGTTGTCGTTCGGTCGCTCCCGCGGTACGAACCTCGGTATCCAGCGCACGAACCCTGCCGCGCCGACGAGACCGATCACACCCATGGCGGCTGCGGCGAACGGCAGTGCGGCGACGGCGGTTATCGCCGAGACCAGCAACGGCGCGAGCGCACCGCCGGCATCGGTCAGCGTCCGCCAGGAGCCCAGGAAGGCGGCCGGCTCGCGCTTCGGGGCCACGTCCGCGCCGAGAGTCAGCAGGATGCCGCTGGACAGGCCGTTGCCGACGCCCAGCACCGCCGCGAACATCCCGAACCACAGCACCGCGGCGTCGACATCGTGCGTGAACGACAGGGCGAGGAAGCCAGCACCCATCAGCACCATCGCGGGCATCGCCGCCCACAACCGCCCGAAGCGGTCCATCACCTGGCCACTCGCATAGAACAGCGCGAAGTCGATCGCGCCGGAGACGCCGACCACGAGGGCGATCGTCGAGGCATCCAGTCCCAGCGAGAGTCCCCACAGAGGGAGCACGACCTGTCGGGCGGATCGGACGGCGGAGAGTGAGGCGGCGGCCAGTCCGAGGCGCCCGAGCACCGCGCGCTGTCGCCACATGGTCTGGAAGATCCCCAGCCGTTCGATCGTCGGGATGGATCCGCTCACGGCCTCACCGGAGTCCTCCAGATAGCGCTCGTGAGTGGTCGACGGAAGGGGAGCGATCGCTTTCTCGGGGTCGGGCCCGAAGAGGACCAGCACGACCATCACGACGAGGCAGCCCAGGAAGAACCAGATCGCCGCACTCTCGCTGCCGAAGAGCTGCAGGAGCCCGGCGGCGACGAACGGCCCGATGAAGATTCCAAGGCGGAAGCTGCCGCCGAGCAGCGAGAGGGAGCGCGCACGGAAGGCGACCGGCACGCGGGTGGTCATGAACGCGTGACGGGCGAGGCCGAAGGCCGCCGCGCAGATGCCGAGCAGGAACACCGACGCCGCGAGCACACCGAGCGAGGGCGCGAACACCATCCCGATCCCTGCGATGATCGCGATCACGCCGGCGATTACCATCGTGTACCGCTCGCCGATCCTGCCCACCGCCCATCCGGCAGGGAGGTTGCCGCACAGCTGGCCGATCACCAACGCCGACGCCACGAGCGCGGCGAACGCCACGTCTGCGCCCATGGATGCCGCCAGCACCGGGATGAGCGGGATCACGGCGCCCTCGCCGAGCGCGAACAGGACCGTCGGCAGGTACACCATGGGCCCGAACTGTCGAAGGACCGCCGATGCACTGCTCACGTCTTCACGCTACTCCGGCCGATGTGCCGTCGAAGACGAGGTCCCCGTGCGTGCGGGCGGCACGTTAGGCTGAGGTGTCATGCTCGAACTAGATCTCTCCGCCGAAATCCAGGCGCTCAGGCACACCTTCGGCGACATCAGCGAGGTCGTCGATGTCTCCCGTCTCCGCGACGACATCGCGCGTCTCAGCGAGGAGGCGGGTGCCCCCGACCTCTGGGACGACACCGAGAACGCGCAGAAGGTCACCAGCGCACTCAGCCACCGTCAGTCCGAGCTCGCCCGCATCACCGGCATCGCGCAGCGTCTCGACGACCTCGAGGTGCTCGTGGGTCTCGCGAACGAGATGGGGGATGAGGAGTCCGCGCAGGAGGCTCGCACCGAACTCGCCTCGCTCACCGACCTGATCAACCAGCTCGAGGTGCAGACTCTGCTCGACGGCGAGTACGACGAGCGCAGCGCCATCATCACCATCCGCTCCGGTGCGGGCGGCGACGACGCCACCGACTTCGCCGAGATGCTGATGCGCATGTACCTGCGCTGGGCCGAGCGCCACAAGTACCCGGTCAAGGTCATGGACACCTCCTACGCGGAGGGCGCCGGCATCAAGTCGGCGACGTTCGAGATCGACGCGCCCTACGCGTTCGGCACCATCTCGGTCGAGGCCGGCACCCACCGTCTGGCCCGCATCAGCCCGTTCGGATCAGCCGACAAGCGTCAGACGTCGTTCGCCGCGGTCGAGGTCATCCCGCTGATGGAGGAGGCGACCGAGGTCGACATCCCCGAGAACGACATCCGCGTCGATGTGTTCCGGTCCTCCGGCCCCGGCGGTCAGTCGGTCAACACGACCGACTCCGCTGTGCGCCTGACGCACCTTCCGACCGGCATCGTCGTGTCGATGCAGAACGAGAAGTCGCAGATTCAGAACCGCGCCGCCGCCATGCGCGTGCTGCAGACCCGACTGCTGCTGTTGCAGAAGGAACAGGAAGCAGCGAAGAAGAAGGAGCTCGCGGGCAACATCACCGCGAGCTGGGGTGACCAGATGCGCTCGTACTTCCTCTATGGCCAGCAGCTGGTGAAGGATCTGCGCACCGGCCAGGAGTCGGGCAACCCGGCTGCCGTGTTCGACGGAGACCTGGATGACTTCATCTCCGCGGGCATCCGCTGGCGCAAGCGCAAGATCGAAGACTGAATCCATGAAGAAGGCCCCGGATCACTCCGGGGCCTTCTTCGTGTGACTCGTCAGTATTTCGCACCCTCGAGAGTGCCGGTCACGTCTTCATAGCTGTACAGGATGCACTGGACGGTGCGATCGTCCGCGCGGGCCCAGGAGGTCTCCGTCGGCTGATAGGTGTAGAAATCCAGCACCGAGTCTTCGTAGGCGATGCCGACGTATGCGTCGAAGTGCGAGGCGCAGCCGTCCCATGCCGCTTCGCCGAGAGCATCGTCGCCGGGGAACGCCTCCTCATCGACCTCGAAGATGAAGTACACCTCATCCGTATGCGGCCGCTCGCACGGGACGACGGGCAACTCGTAGATCTGACCCGTGTCCTCGTAGTCGACGAACGGCAGGCAGTCGCCGACCTCGAGCTCGGCGAAGGGCACCATCTCGGCACCCTCGATCGACGCGGGGTCCGTGCGCTCCTCGGCGCTCGCAGCGGCGTCGGCCGGGGCCGAGACGGTCGCGAGCAGCAGCAGCGACACGGCGAACGCCAGGAGCGCTCCGATCGCCGACACCACCAGCCCCGTGATCCCCGGCCACTTGCGGCCGCGGAGGAACAGGGACACGAGCGACAGCACGAATCCGACGCCGAGAAGCGCCCAGCCGACGATCGAGATCACCGGGATGCAGGCGCACACGACGCCGACGACCACCACGGCGAGACCGATGATTCCGAGCACCGACACTCCGGGCGCGGGTGGCTGCGGTGCCGGCGCACCCCACGCTCCGCCGGGTGCTCCGACGAGGTCGGGCGCGATCACCCGCTCGGTCGACACCCCCGACGAGGGCAGCGTGTAGGGCGGGGTGAACGGCGCTGCGGCGGGCGACGGCACGGCGGAGGCAACCGGCTCGGCCGACGGTCGTTCCGGGGCCACCGGCGCATCGTCGGAGGTCCGCACGTGCGCGGTCCACTGCGTGCCGTCCCACCACCGCAGGCTGCCGGAGCCGTCGTCATACCAGCCGGCAGGCGTCGTCATCAGATGGTTCCGCTCGTCCGACGGCTCAGGGGACGAAGCACGCGGTGATGGCTTCGGTGTCGCCCAGTACCTCGGCGAAACCGTACGCGGCGTCGACATCCGTCAGCGTGCCGTCGCTCTCCGCGATCGCGCGCAGCGTCGAGTTGTCGAGCTCGGACTCGACGAGAAGGTCCGAGAGGCACGTGATCTGCGGCTCGGTGTAGCCCTCCGTGCCTTCGGCGGCCAGGATCGCGGTCAGTCCGACCGCCACCTCGGCCGAGGTGGGACGCGTGCCGTCGTCGGCGCCGTCCGTCCCGTCGGTCTCGCCCGGCTCGGTGGCTTCGATCGACGGCGAGGAGCTGGGCAGGTTGTTCATCTCTTCACTCGCGTTCTGGGCGATAGCGAAGAAGAAGACGAAGAACATCACGGCGCTGATGATGCCGCCGACCACGGAGAGGATCAGGCCGGCGATCCCCGGCCACTTCTTCCCCTTCAGGAAGAGCGAGATGAGGGAGACGATGAAGCCCGCGCCGAGGAGGATGAAGCCGATGAAGCCGATCAGCGGGATGAACGCCAGGATCGTGCCGACGGCCGACAGCCCGAGTCCGACGAGTCCGAGCACCGACGGCTTCTTCGGAGCTTCCGGCTCGGTCTGCACGTACGGGGCAGCTGCGGGATAGCCGGAGGCTGCGCCCGCGCCGGGGTATGCCGGAGCCGCGCCCGGGTAGCTCGACACGGGCTGTTCCGGCGTGGCCGTGGGGGAGTAGTCCGGCGCTGCCGGGGCCGCGTAGGCGGCCACGTCGTCGCCGAGCGGTGTGGTCGCGGCGGTCGGCGCCTCGGCGGAGGTGCGGATCACGGTGTCATCGGTGGACGGTGCCTCCGGTGCGTCATAAGAGGGCTCCTCGTCGACGGCGGGAGCGTCGGTCGCCGGTGTCTCGATTCCGGTCGACGCCTCGGCGGCATCCGGTGCCACCGGTGCCGACTCCGCATCGGCTGCGGCGGTCGCGTCCGGAGCGAAGTGCTCCGTCCACTGCTCACCGTCCCACCACCGCTGGCGTCCGCTGCCGTCGTCGTACCAACCTGCAGGTGTCGTGCTCATGGGTCCCCCTCGAAGACGATTCGGCCGCTCCATGGTGCGACCGCACCCTTATGTATAGCAGTGGCCGGTGACTTCGCAGGGAGTTCCTGATGGGGAGCAATCCCCATGCTCTCCGGATGCGGACGCGCCGGTGCGGGGTGTCGCTCGCGGTCAGCAGGAGGGGCGCGCTTAGGCTCGAACCGTCATGATTCGGTTCGAGAACGTCACGAAACGCTACCGCGGGACGTCGAAGCCCGCCCTCTCCGGTGTCGACTTCGAAGTGCAACGCGGGGAGTTCGTCTTCCTCGTCGGCGCCTCGGGCTCCGGCAAGTCCTCCTGTCTTCGTCTGATCCTGCGCGAAGACGTACCGACGGCAGGCCGCGTCGCCGTGCTCGGTCGGGATCTCCGCTCGCTCGCCAACCGCAAGGTGCCCTACTTCCGGCGCCACATCGGTTCGGTGTTCCAGGACTTCCGCCTCCTGCCGTCGAAGACGGTCTACCAGAACGTCGCCTTCACCCTGCAGGTGACCGGCTCTTCGCGCGGATTCATCCAGCAGGCAGTGCCCGAGGCACTCGCGCTCGTGGGACTCGACGGCAAGCAGAAGCGCATGCCGCATGAGCTGTCCGGCGGCGAGCAGCAGCGCGTCGCGATCGCTCGTGCCCTCGTCAATCGTCCGCAGGTGCTGCTCGCCGACGAGCCCACAGGCAACCTCGACCCTGCGACCTCCGTCGACATCATGCAGCTTCTCGCTCGCATCAACGCCGGCGGCACGACCGTGCTGATGGCTACGCACGAGGCCGGCTTCGTCGACCAGATGCAGCGCCGGGTGATCGAGCTGCGCGACGGCGAGATGGTGCGTGACGAGGTTCACGGCGGATACGGCGACACCTCCAACATCCCGCGCCTCGTGCCGGAGAAGGTGCGCGGTGCTGCCGCCGCAGCGGCGTTGACGGCGGTGCAGGAGGTCCAGCGTCAGACGGCGGACCTCTCCTCGGTCCGCGCTGCCTTGGCCGAGGAGCTCAGCTCCCAGCGGAAGGCCGCCGCAGACGAGCGCGCCTCGGATGCTCCGGCAGGTGCTCCGCAGAAGGCCGAACCCCCGCGCACGGTCGAGCCACCGGAGTCGAGCGCCGTCCCGGCGACCGGCGCCATCGCCGCTGTCGTGGAGCCGCCGACCGTCGTGGAACCACCGGCCGTCGTCGAGCCGCCGACCGTGACGGAGCCGCCGGCGGTCGTCCGACCGCGCACGCACCCGATCACCCTGCCCACCGTCGATGTCGCCGAGCTCGGAGTCGCAGATCGCCTCGGGCTCTCCGACGAAGACGACGAGGAAGTGGGCCCGACCTCATGAGAATCGGACTCATCCTGACCGAGGCCCTGGGCGGTCTCCGACGGAACATCTCGATGGTCATCTCGGTGATCCTCGTCACCTTCGTCTCGCTCACCTTCGTCGGCGCGGCGATCCTGATGCAGTCGCAGATCGGCGTCATGCGGGGTTACTGGGCCGAGCGTGCCCAGGTCGCCGTGTACATGTGCTCCGCGGTCTCGGAATCCGACACCTGCATCGACGGAGCCGCGAGCGAGGAGCAGGTGGCCGCGGTCCGGGCGCAGCTCGAAGGCGACGCGCTGGCACCGCTCATCAGCTCGCTGACCTTCGATACCAAAGAGGACACGTACGCCAAGCTCGTCGAGCAGCTCGGCGAGGACCAGGCGAGTGTGCTCACGCCCGACCAGGCATTCGAGGTCTTCTTCGTGACGATGAAAGACCCGGGGCAGTCGCAGGTGCTCGCCGAGGCATTCAGCGGCCAGGCCGGAGTGGAGCAGGTCAAGGATCAGCTCCAATACCTCGAACCGCTGTTCTCCGCTTTGACCGTCGCGACGTATATCGCCGTCGGCATAGCGGTGCTCATGCTGATAGCGGCGACCCTGCTGATCGGGACGACGATCCGGTTGTCGGCGTATGCGCGTCGCAAGGAGATCGGCATCATGCGCCTGGTCGGCGCTTCGAACCGGTTCATCCAGACACCGTTCGTGCTCGAAGGCGTGTTCGCGGCGTTCCTCGGCTCGGCTCTGGCCAGTGCCGCGGTCGTCGCCGGCATGCATTTCGGGGTGAACGGCTACCTGCGAGGCCGCGTCCCGTTCATCACGACCTGGGTGACGATGCAGGACGCGATGCTCGTCGTGCCGGTGCTGATCGGCATCGGCGTCGTCCTGGCCGCGTTGTCCGCCGGCTTCGCGATCAGGCGTTGGCTCCGTACCTGATATCCTGAAAGGCTGCTCGGTCGGAACGATCGATCGAGCTCATCACGGCAACAGGAGAGCATCATGCCCAGGGAACGCGGAGAGAAGGTCGTCGCGACCAATCGTCGCGCACGTCACGACTACACGATCGAGAAGTCGTACGAGGCGGGGATGGTGCTCACCGGCACCGAGGTCAAGTCACTGCGTCAGGGGCGCGCCAACCTCAGCGACGGTTACGCGTTCGTGAAGGGCAACGAGGTCTTCCTCGATTCGGTGCACATCCCGGAGTACTCCCAGGGGCATTGGACCAATCACTCGGCGAAGCGGATCCGCAAGCTGCTGCTGCATCGCGAGGAGATCGCCAAGATCGCGCATGCCGTCTCGGCGGGTGGATACACCCTGATCCCGCTGAAACTGTACTTCTCCGATGGGCGGGCGAAGGTCGAGATCGCCCTCGCCAAGGGAAAGCGCGAGTACGACAAGCGGCAGACCCTGCGCGAACGTCAGGACACCCGCGAGGCGGATCGTGCCATGCGCCTGCGCAATCGCGTGGGCGAGTAGCGACCGGTCGTCACAGCGTCGGCTCGAAGCCGAACACGCGGCCGAGGAAGATCAGTTCACGCTCGAGCGCGTCGATGATCGTGTCGGCACTGCGGAACCCGTGCCCCTCAGCGGGGTAGAGGACATACTCGTGGTTGACGCCTCGGGCGGCCAGCGCGTCTCTGATCGCCTCGGACTGCGAGGGCGGGACCACTCGATCTTCTCCGCCCTGCAGCAGCAGCACGGGGACTCCGATGCGATCCGCGTGGGTGAGTGGTGATCGTTCGACGTAGATGTGCTCGTACTCGGGGAGAGGCCCCACGAGACCGTCGATGTACGACGCCTCGAAGTCGTGCGTCTCGGCGACCAGCATCCGCAGATCGGCCACGCCGTAGCGGCTGATCCCCGCGGCGAAGGCCCCGCCGCGCACGAGCGCGGAGAGCACCGTCCAGCCGCCTGCGGATCCACCGCGGATGGCGATGCGGGACGGGTCGGCGAGGCCGGCATCCGCGAGGCCCTGTGCGGCGGCGATCACGTCGTCGACGTCCACGACGCCCCATCGGCGGTCCAGGCGTTCGCGGTAGGCGCGTCCGTAGCCGGTGGAGCCGCCGTAGTTGACGTCGAGCACGCCGATTCCCCTGCTCGTGTAGAACGCGTTGGCGGCGGAAGCCGCGCCGGTGACGTGCGCGGTCGGTCCGCCGTGCACCAGCACCACGTACGGGGGGAGCTCGTCGGCGGGGGCTGTCGCGTCGGGGTTCGCCGGGGGGTAGGCGAAGGCGTGCACGACTCCGTGCCTTCCGTCGACCTCGATCGGCACAGCGCGCGGCATCCATTCGGCATCGACGGGCTCACCTCCGCGCACGGCGACGGTCGCGCCGGAGTCCACATCGATGCACCACAGGCCGGCGGTCACGCCGGAGCCACTGCCGGAGAGCAGCACGCGCGACCCGTCCACATCGTCGATGCTCACATGGCCGTCGGCCGGGATATCGATCGGGCGTGCGGCACCGTCCGGTGAGATCAGGACGACTTCGTCGCGCCCGTTCGTGCGGACGGCGACGATCCGTCCGTCGGCGAGGGGGCGATACCAGCGGTTGCCGAGCACCCACAGCCCGTAGCCGGTGTCGGCATCGGTCGGGCTGAGCGCGCGCGGTGCGCCGACCGGCGAGACTCCGTCGAGTTCGATGCGATGCAGGCCCCAGCGGTCGTCCGGATCATCGGCGAACATCAGCTCCGTCTCGCTGAGCCACTCGGGCTGCAACGCCGCTCGAGTGGGGATCTCGTGCACGTCGCTGCCGTCGCTCTGCGCGATCCGCAGCTGCGAGGCCTCCCAGGGCATCCGTCCGCGGTTCCAGGTGATCCAGGCGACGCGGCCGCCGTCGGGCGAGAGTGCGGGGTGAGCGAAGAAGCCGTCGCCCTCGACGATGACTCGAATTCCGGACGCGTCCTCCGCGGCGGAGCCGTCGATCGGGATCTCGACGATCGCGCGGGTATGCGGCGCGGCCGACAGATCTTCGCGCACGGCGAGCAGACGGCCGTCTTGCACGCGGAGGCCTCCGTGCGATGGCCCCGCCGGTGTCAGCGGGACGGGCTCGGCACCGGCGACCAGTCGATGGACGCGCTGATCGCCGGCATCGACGAAGTACAGGATGCCCGTGGAATCGGCGGTCCATGCCCCGCCGCCGTACTCGTGTACACGGGAGCGAGCACTCCAGGGCGCCGGGAGCATCTCGGCTCCCGAGGAGCTTCGCACCGTGACCCGCCCCTTCTCGGCGGGCACGGATTCTCCCCACCAGATCTCGGAGCCGACGAAGCGCGCCCCGTCGATGCGCGGGGAGGATGCCGCGACGGAGGCTGCGGAGAACGGAGAGGGCCAGGAACCGTGAGGCGACGACATGCTCCGAGCCTATGGTCTGAACTCAGACGGCGCGCAGCACCGCCACGACCTTACCGAGCACCACGGACTCGTCGCCGAGGATGGGTTCGAAGGAGGAGTTTCGGGGGAGGAGCCAGGTGTGGCCGTCGCGACGGCGCAGCACCTTGACCGTGGCCTCGCCGTCGAGCATCGCGGCCACGATCTCGCCGTTCTCCGCATTGTTCTGCGAGCGCACGACGACCCAGTCGCCGTCGCAGATCGCGGCGTCGATCATCGACTCGCCCGAGACCTTGAGCATGAAGAGGTCTCCTTTGCCCACCAGTTGACGGGGGAGAGGGAAGATCTCCTCCACCTGCTGATCGGCGGTGATCGGCACGCCGGCGGCGATGCGACCGACCAGGGGCACGAGCGCCGCGTCGCCGACCGGAGTCGCCACGTCGGCGGGGTTCTCGCCGCTGGCGCCGGGGAGATCGATCAGGACCTCCATGGCACGTGTCTTGCCGGGGTCGCGTCGCAAGTAGCCGCTCAGTTCGAGTTGACCGAGTTGGTGGGTCACGCTCGACAGGGACTTCAGGCCGACGGCGTCTCCGATCTCCCGCATGCTCGGCGGGTAGCCGTGATGAGCGATGGAGTTCTGGATGACCTCGAGGATCGCCATCTGCTTGGGGCTCAGGCTCTTGCGGCGTCGCGTCCGCGGTGCCTCCGACTCGGGGGCCGAGTTCTCGCTCATGGTGCTCCTTAAGTCCGGTGTTCCGACGTCGCTCTTCGAATGTCGGAGGCCCGTGGTGTGGTGTTCTCATCGAAACCGTATCCGAGAAACGGCCCGATCTGGAAGATCTGTTCGAGCGTGTCGGCAGAATCGTGCATCCGGTTTCGAAGACAACTTGACAGATGTTCGAACTCGAAGATATCTTCGGTACGTAGCTTCGCATTCACGGCTCCCGGCCGAGACGCGAATGCGAACGCTACGCCAACTTCCCCGGCAGCTTCACCGCTCCGGGACAGGCTAAGGAGCACCACATGAGCAGCATCGGCTTCAGCACCGCGGCAGTCATTCCGGCGTCGACCCGTCCTACGACGCGACTCCGGCTGACCACGCGCGGTCGCGCCGTGCTGCTGGGGTTCGCCTCCGTGCCGCTCGCGATCGGCATCGCCTTCGCCGCACTCAGCGGTGGCAGTGCGATCGCCTCGGGCGCAGACACGGCAGCCGTCAGTGTCGAGACCGTGACCGTCATGCCCGGTGACACTCTCTGGTCGATCGCCACCGGTGTCGCCCCCGGCGCCGACCCGCGCGACGTCATCGGTGAGATCAGCCGCATGAACCTGCTGCGTGGCGGTGAGCTCCAGATCGGCCAGACGCTCGCCATCCCGGCCCAGTACGTGGACTGATCCCGTCGCGCCCGAGCTGCGGCAACTTTGCGTCATCGACTCGGGGCGCCGCTTAACATGGGAAGGGTGACCCTCTCCCTCAACGATCTCCCGCTACGCGACGATCTTCGCGGACTGACTCCGTACGGCGCTCCTCAGGCACCGCTCCCGATCGCCCTCAACGTGAACGAGAACACGCATCCCATTCCGGACGCGGTGGCGAGCGACATCCTCGACGACATCGCGCTCGCGATCCGTGATGTGAACCGTTATCCCGACCGGGAGTTCACCACTCTTCGCGAGTCGTTCGCAGAGTATCTGGGTCACGGCCTCACCCCGGAGCAGATCTGGGCGGGCAAC is a genomic window of Microbacterium maritypicum containing:
- the smpB gene encoding SsrA-binding protein SmpB produces the protein MPRERGEKVVATNRRARHDYTIEKSYEAGMVLTGTEVKSLRQGRANLSDGYAFVKGNEVFLDSVHIPEYSQGHWTNHSAKRIRKLLLHREEIAKIAHAVSAGGYTLIPLKLYFSDGRAKVEIALAKGKREYDKRQTLRERQDTREADRAMRLRNRVGE
- a CDS encoding prolyl oligopeptidase family serine peptidase; translated protein: MSSPHGSWPSPFSAASVAASSPRIDGARFVGSEIWWGESVPAEKGRVTVRSSSGAEMLPAPWSARSRVHEYGGGAWTADSTGILYFVDAGDQRVHRLVAGAEPVPLTPAGPSHGGLRVQDGRLLAVREDLSAAPHTRAIVEIPIDGSAAEDASGIRVIVEGDGFFAHPALSPDGGRVAWITWNRGRMPWEASQLRIAQSDGSDVHEIPTRAALQPEWLSETELMFADDPDDRWGLHRIELDGVSPVGAPRALSPTDADTGYGLWVLGNRWYRPLADGRIVAVRTNGRDEVVLISPDGAARPIDIPADGHVSIDDVDGSRVLLSGSGSGVTAGLWCIDVDSGATVAVRGGEPVDAEWMPRAVPIEVDGRHGVVHAFAYPPANPDATAPADELPPYVVLVHGGPTAHVTGAASAANAFYTSRGIGVLDVNYGGSTGYGRAYRERLDRRWGVVDVDDVIAAAQGLADAGLADPSRIAIRGGSAGGWTVLSALVRGGAFAAGISRYGVADLRMLVAETHDFEASYIDGLVGPLPEYEHIYVERSPLTHADRIGVPVLLLQGGEDRVVPPSQSEAIRDALAARGVNHEYVLYPAEGHGFRSADTIIDALERELIFLGRVFGFEPTL
- the lexA gene encoding transcriptional repressor LexA, encoding MSENSAPESEAPRTRRRKSLSPKQMAILEVIQNSIAHHGYPPSMREIGDAVGLKSLSSVTHQLGQLELSGYLRRDPGKTRAMEVLIDLPGASGENPADVATPVGDAALVPLVGRIAAGVPITADQQVEEIFPLPRQLVGKGDLFMLKVSGESMIDAAICDGDWVVVRSQNNAENGEIVAAMLDGEATVKVLRRRDGHTWLLPRNSSFEPILGDESVVLGKVVAVLRAV
- a CDS encoding LysM peptidoglycan-binding domain-containing protein — its product is MSSIGFSTAAVIPASTRPTTRLRLTTRGRAVLLGFASVPLAIGIAFAALSGGSAIASGADTAAVSVETVTVMPGDTLWSIATGVAPGADPRDVIGEISRMNLLRGGELQIGQTLAIPAQYVD